In one window of Epinephelus fuscoguttatus linkage group LG20, E.fuscoguttatus.final_Chr_v1 DNA:
- the nog3 gene encoding noggin-3, producing MDHSCYLWAVFVLVLSLGFRIEEGMCQHYYLLRPIPSDTLPILDIQEDPDPVLDPREKDLNETELRSALGSHFDPHSMSLSPPEDKYSGSEDASEANLRQKLSGAMPKDIRAMEFEVQHGKKQKPSKKLRRRLQLWLWSYTVCPVVYAWNDLGIRFWPRYLKVGSCYNKRSCSIPEGMFCKAAKSTHFTILRWRCLQKKGALKCAWIPVQYPVISECKCSCLN from the coding sequence ATGGATCACTCGTGTTACCTGTGGGCTGTGTTTGTGCTCGTGCTCTCTCTGGGCTTCAGGATAGAGGAGGGCATGTGCCAACACTACTATCTCCTCCGGCCCATCCCCAGTGACACTCTGCCCATACTGGACATACAGGAGGACCCGGATCCGGTGCTGGACCCTCGGGAGAAGGACCTGAACGAGACGGAGCTCAGGAGCGCGCTGGGCAGCCACTTCGACCCGCACTCCATGTCCCTCTCCCCGCCGGAGGACAAGTATTCGGGGAGCGAGGACGCGAGCGAGGCGAACCTGCGGCAGAAGCTCTCCGGAGCGATGCCCAAAGACATCCGGGCCATGGAGTTCGAGGTCCAGCACGGCAAGAAGCAGAAGCCGAGTAAAAAACTGCGGAGAAGGCTGCAACTGTGGCTGTGGTCTTACACCGTGTGCCCGGTTGTTTACGCATGGAACGACCTGGGCATCAGATTCTGGCCGCGCTACCTGAAGGTGGGGAGCTGCTACAATAAGCGGTCTTGTTCGATCCCTGAAGGGATGTTCTGCAAAGCTGCCAAATCGACTCATTTTACGATCCTGCGATGGCGCTGCCTGCAGAAAAAGGGGGCTCTGAAATGCGCCTGGATACCCGTTCAGTACCCGGTCATATCAGAGTGCAAGTGCTCGTGCCTCAACTGA